From a region of the Deinococcota bacterium genome:
- the lspA gene encoding signal peptidase II — protein sequence MALAVAGLLIVLDQLSKFWVVHNLPLGGPREPLALGFHLTYVRNTGAAFGILQDVTLLLSVLSAVVSAAILYALLRHGRRMPPLQRWAFALIFAGAVGNLIDRIRLGYVIDFIDFYVPGVIDFAVFNVADASVVVGAGLLLLAALTDKGEKARPDEQREEGLERRGLGSPPNR from the coding sequence TCCTCGACCAGCTCAGCAAGTTCTGGGTCGTTCACAACCTGCCCCTAGGCGGGCCCCGCGAACCGCTCGCTCTGGGCTTTCACCTCACCTATGTCCGCAACACCGGCGCCGCCTTCGGCATCCTTCAGGACGTGACCTTGCTGCTGAGCGTGCTCTCGGCCGTGGTCTCGGCGGCCATTCTCTACGCGCTGCTCCGTCACGGCCGGAGGATGCCGCCCTTGCAGCGCTGGGCCTTCGCGCTCATCTTCGCCGGCGCCGTCGGCAACCTGATCGACCGCATAAGGCTGGGTTACGTCATCGATTTCATCGACTTCTATGTCCCCGGCGTCATCGACTTCGCCGTCTTCAACGTCGCCGATGCCTCTGTGGTCGTGGGCGCGGGGCTCTTGCTCCTGGCCGCCTTGACCGATAAGGGCGAGAAAGCCAGGCCGGATGAGCAGAGGGAAGAAGGGCTCGAGAGGCGAGGATTGGGCTCGCCGCCCAACCGCTGA